The Geobacillus stearothermophilus ATCC 12980 genome contains a region encoding:
- a CDS encoding YycH family regulatory protein, protein MYEAIKTVVLTSLVLISIMMTFALWTYHPKYDVLQNDEYIQHVSVSNTQVDTAMVVQPKQVLIHKGGAHYALTKEEKKNEVLKEVKKWALDDFENISSSVPQGKFLSFLDGKERLEIIYPDELPIDIYRLIFTVEDRGLDGLAFDRILVPFSEGDKFPVYFIATDRHKIYKATASDASQDAISRLAKEANHFPRYFAYPVSETKQLYLPEKEVELSSLQYYTDELDVDKFKEALFSDPSFVKKDLIPFGEEYTDGSRLMDVDFFQRLLLYVNPAARVSNMGQTDQETHFIQKSIDFVNEHGGWTDLYHFARWSEEDRKVIFRLVVNGYPVFNEYGMSEIVETWGASDLMKYQRPLFRLEIPDRTRTPKTLPSGREIVKQLEQAKGVRKSLVKDIAIGYELFKDPEREKVIRLEPAWFYLYEQTWKKVSDDGDGGGGGTNGLE, encoded by the coding sequence ATGTATGAAGCGATCAAAACAGTTGTGTTGACGTCGCTTGTGCTCATCAGCATTATGATGACATTTGCTTTATGGACGTATCATCCTAAATATGACGTGCTGCAAAACGACGAGTATATTCAGCACGTTTCCGTCAGCAATACGCAAGTTGATACGGCGATGGTCGTGCAGCCAAAGCAGGTGCTCATCCATAAAGGCGGAGCCCACTACGCCCTCACGAAAGAGGAAAAGAAAAATGAAGTGCTGAAAGAAGTCAAAAAATGGGCGCTCGACGATTTTGAGAACATTTCATCTTCCGTCCCGCAAGGAAAGTTTTTGTCGTTTTTAGACGGAAAAGAGCGGCTGGAAATCATTTACCCAGACGAGCTGCCGATCGATATTTACCGGTTGATCTTCACGGTGGAAGATAGAGGGCTTGATGGCTTGGCATTTGACCGCATTCTTGTTCCATTCAGTGAAGGGGATAAATTCCCAGTCTATTTTATCGCAACCGATAGGCACAAAATTTATAAGGCGACCGCCAGTGACGCTTCGCAGGACGCCATCAGCCGGCTGGCGAAGGAGGCCAACCATTTTCCACGTTATTTCGCTTATCCGGTCAGCGAGACGAAGCAGCTTTATTTGCCGGAAAAAGAAGTGGAGCTTAGCAGTTTGCAATACTACACCGATGAGTTGGACGTCGATAAGTTTAAAGAAGCGCTGTTTAGCGACCCGAGCTTTGTGAAAAAGGACTTGATTCCGTTTGGCGAGGAGTACACCGATGGTTCGCGACTGATGGACGTCGATTTCTTTCAGCGCCTGCTTCTGTATGTCAATCCGGCAGCCCGTGTCTCCAATATGGGCCAAACTGATCAAGAAACTCACTTCATTCAAAAAAGCATTGATTTTGTCAATGAACATGGCGGCTGGACTGATTTATACCATTTTGCCCGTTGGAGTGAAGAAGATCGGAAAGTCATTTTCCGGCTTGTTGTCAACGGGTATCCGGTTTTTAATGAATACGGCATGTCGGAAATCGTGGAGACGTGGGGGGCGAGCGATTTAATGAAATATCAGCGCCCGCTCTTCCGTCTGGAAATCCCCGACCGCACCCGAACCCCGAAAACGCTGCCGTCCGGCCGTGAGATCGTCAAACAGCTTGAACAAGCGAAAGGCGTTCGCAAATCGCTCGTGAAAGATATCGCCATCGGCTACG